AGGACCGCGACGAGCCCGTACCGCCGCCGCACGAGCGCGAGCAGGGCGCCGAACAGCAGGAGCAGGAACGTGCTCTCGGCGTAGGCGACCTGCAGCAGGAACCCGGTGGCGCCGAACGCGAAGAACGCCGTCGCCCACCGCGCCCGTCGCACGTCCGCCACGGCGAGCACGAGGCGGTACAGGACGACGCAGGCCCCCGCACCGCACAGGGTGGCGACCGCGATGCCGGCCACCCAGAACGATGCGCCGGTCACCGTCATCAGGGCGCGCACGACGCCGGGGAACAGCGGCAGGAACGCCCACGGGTTCGGGACGACGTGCCCGGCCCCGTCCGTCGGCAGGACGGTCGGGTACCCGTGCTCGGCGATGGTCCGGTAGAACGACGCGTCCCACGAGCCGGAGAAGGTGGCGAAGGACGGGTCGCGCCGCACCGAGGCGAAGTGCCAGCCGTTCGCCGTCGCGAGCCAGTAGACGGTGACGAGCAGCACCGTGCTGACGACGCGGGAGGCCAGCCACAGGAGCAGGGGGGTGGTCCACCTGCTGGAGCGCGCCTCCAGGACGGCCGTCACCGTCCGGCGCAGGGCGGCCGGTCGGGAGGCGCGGGTCGTCTCCGCCTGGTCCGTCACCCGCACGATCCTGGCAGAGCGCGCCGTGTCCGTTCGCCGCACGACCTCCAGCGGCCGTCCAGCGGCTGCGCGTTGCATCGCGGACGTTCCCTGGAAGACCAACCACACGGAGGCACCATGCCGTTCATCACCGTCGGCGCCGAAAACGGCCACGACATCGACCTGCACTACGACGACTTCGGCACCGGCGACCCGGTCGTGCTGATCCACGGCTGGCCGCTCTCCGGCCGCTCGTGGGAGGGCCAGGTCCCGGCGCTCGTCGCTGCCGGCCACCGCGTCATCGCCTACGACCGCCGTGGCTTCGGCCAGTCGTCGCAGCCGTGGAACGGGTACGACTACGACACCTTCGCCGCGGACCTCGACAAGCTCATCACCGAGCTCGGGCTGACGAACGTGACGCTCATCGGGTTCTCGATGGGCGGCGGCGAGCTCGCCCGCTACGTCTCGACCTACGGCACCGGCAAGGTCGCCAAGCTCGTCTTCGCCAGCGCCGTGCCGCCGTACCTGTGGAAGTCGGACGAGAACCCGGAGGGCGGCGTCGACCAGGACCTCGCCGACTGGTTCGCGAACGGCATCACGGGTGACCGCCCGGCGTTCCTGCACGAGTTCGTCGACATGTTCTACACCGCCGGTGGCAAGGTTTCGCTGACCCACAAGCCGCTCGTGAGCGACGACCAGCGCGCCTACGACCTGGCGATCGCGGAGCTCGCGTCGCCGAAGGGCACGCTCGACTGCACCGCGGCCTTCGCGACCACGGACTTCCGCGACGACCTGACGAAGGTCGACGTCCCGACGCTCGTCATCCACGGCGACGCCGACGGCATCGTGCCCTTCGAGGTCTCCGGCAAGCGCACCGCCGAGGCGATCCCGAACGCGGAGCTGCACGTCATCGAGGGCGGCCCGCACGGCGTGCTCGCCTCGCACCGCGACGAGTGGAACCAGGCGGTGCTGCGCTTCCTCGCGAAGTAGCGGCAGGGCCGGCCCGACGGGGCCGACACCGGACGGGAGGCCCGTGACCAGCTGGTCACGGGCCTCCCGTCCGGTTCCGCGGTCCGGCCCGGCGGCGCCCCTCCCGGGGTCAGCGGCCGGGATCAGCGGCCGAGGACGGCGCGGCGGATCCGCTCGATCGGCTCCTTCGGCGTCCGGTCCGCGTTGAGCAGCCCGTTCGTCTCCTGCATCGTGTCGGTGAGCTGGGTCCAGCAGCTGCCCGCCAGGAACGAGCTCGCCCGCACCGCGTCGTACAGTGCCGTGATCCGGGCGATCCAGTCGTCGCCGTCCGCGGCGGTCGTGTAGCCCCAAGCGTCGTCGCGCTGCGCACCCGGCTGGTGGTTGACCCCGCCGAACTCCGTGAGCATCACCGGCTGCCCGCGGTCCTCGGCGCCGCCGACCAGGATCGGCCGGTCCGCCGGGCCGACCCCGGCGAGCAGGCGCGTCCGGGCCTCGTCGTCGGCGTAGGTGCGGGCGAGGCGCTCCCCGTCGCCCTCGTAGTCGTGGACGGACAGGATGTCGGAGTCCGGGTGCTCCCAGCCGTCGTTCGAGATGACGGGCCGCGTCGGGTCGAGCGCGCGCGTGACGTCCGCGAGCGCCCGGGCGTACGCCTGCTGCGCTGGGTCCGTCGCGATGTGCTGCACGCCCCAGCTCTCGTTCGCGGGCACCCAGGTCACGATCGACGGGTGCGAGGCGTCCCGCTCCACCGCGTCCATCCACTCCCGCACGAGCCGCTGGACGGCCGTCGGCGAGAACGCGTACGCGCCGGGCGCCTCACCCCAGACGAGCAGGCCGAGGCGGTCCGCCCAGTACAGGAAGCGGGGGTCCTCGATCTTCTGGTGGTTCCGCGCCGCGTTGAATCCGAGCTCCTTGATGAGCTCCACCTCGCGGCGCAGGGCCTGCCGTGTCGGGGCGGTGAGGTGCGACTCGGGCCAGTAGCCCTGGTTCAGGACGCTGCGCACGTCGGTGCTGCGGTCGTTGAGCAGGAAGCGCCCGTGGCCGATCGCCGTGGTGCGGATGCCGAAGTACGAGCTCACGGCGTCGAGGGTGTGCCCGTCCGGGGCCACCAGGGTGACGACCGCGTCGACGAGGTGCGGTGCGTCCGGGCTCCACTGCAGTTCCTGCTCGGCCTGGCCGTTCGCCTGCCGGGCGATCGGGACGACGACGTCGACCTCGTGCGCGGTCGGCCCGACGACGGCCTCGACGGTCGCGAGGTGCTCGTCCTGCTCGGTCCAGTGCGCCTCGACGCGGACGCGCGTCCCGACCGGGTGGGCGCCCGCCAGCCGGACGGTCAGCCGCATGGTCTCGTGGTCGACGTTCGTCCAGCGCAGTGCGGCGACGGCGGGGTCCGGAACGGCCTCGAGCCACACGGTCTGCCAGATCCCGGTCGTGCGGCGGTACCAGATGTCGTGCGCCTGCTCGTGCCAGTCCTGCTTGCCGCGGGGCTGGGTGAGGTCGTGCGGGTCGTCCTCGGCGCGGACGACGAGCGTGTGGACCGCATCGGTGTTGCCCGAGGCGCTCGCCGGGGCGCTCGCCGAGGCGCTCGCCGGGGCGGTGAGCGCCTCGGTGACGTCGAGCGTGAACGGCGTGTGCCCACCCTCGTGCTCGCCGATGAACTGCCCGTCGACCCAGACCCGGGCGCGGTGGTCGACCGCGCCGAAGTGGAGCAGCAGCCGCGTGCGGTCCTCGTCGTGTCCGGCGGCGGCGAGGTCGGCGGCCGTGATGCCCCGCGCGTACCAGACCACCGGGTGGAACCCCGGCTCGTCGATCCCGGACGCGGCGGACTCCGGCGGGAACGGGACGAGGATGTCGCGGGCGTCCGGGAACCCGTTGCGCCAGGCCGGGTCGTCGCCGGTGTTGCGGAACGACCAGGTGCCGTCGAGGTCGGCCCAGTGGGACCGCATCATCTGGGGGCGCGGGTACTCCCCGTCCTGGCGGCTGGCGAGCGGGAGACCTGGGGCGGCGACGGTGCCGGGGTGCGCGTGCATCCCTCCATGCTGGCCGCCGAGGTACATCGATGTAAAGAGAACCGGGCGAGACCGGTCGAGCGGGGCCGGGCGACGTGCCCGCCGGCGTCGGGGCCGCGCACCGGTGCGGACCGGGCGCGGGGGACCGCACATCCGCAGCCGCTTGCGCGAACGCGCAAGAGTGCCCCGCATCCCCTTGTCGGTCCGCGCAGGGGCCACCTACCGTCTGGTGACGACGTCGTCTCGACCGCCCCCGCGAGCCACCCACTCGCCGGCGGTCTGCGCCCGGCTGACCACCGCGCACCCCGGATCTCCCACCCACGCCAGTCCGAAGGACCCGAACCCATGGACACCCTGGCCGCGCTCGCCGCATCCCAGTCATCGACCCAGGTCGTCATCGACCAGC
The sequence above is drawn from the Curtobacterium sp. L6-1 genome and encodes:
- a CDS encoding alpha/beta fold hydrolase; protein product: MPFITVGAENGHDIDLHYDDFGTGDPVVLIHGWPLSGRSWEGQVPALVAAGHRVIAYDRRGFGQSSQPWNGYDYDTFAADLDKLITELGLTNVTLIGFSMGGGELARYVSTYGTGKVAKLVFASAVPPYLWKSDENPEGGVDQDLADWFANGITGDRPAFLHEFVDMFYTAGGKVSLTHKPLVSDDQRAYDLAIAELASPKGTLDCTAAFATTDFRDDLTKVDVPTLVIHGDADGIVPFEVSGKRTAEAIPNAELHVIEGGPHGVLASHRDEWNQAVLRFLAK
- a CDS encoding glycoside hydrolase family 2 protein, yielding MHAHPGTVAAPGLPLASRQDGEYPRPQMMRSHWADLDGTWSFRNTGDDPAWRNGFPDARDILVPFPPESAASGIDEPGFHPVVWYARGITAADLAAAGHDEDRTRLLLHFGAVDHRARVWVDGQFIGEHEGGHTPFTLDVTEALTAPASASASAPASASGNTDAVHTLVVRAEDDPHDLTQPRGKQDWHEQAHDIWYRRTTGIWQTVWLEAVPDPAVAALRWTNVDHETMRLTVRLAGAHPVGTRVRVEAHWTEQDEHLATVEAVVGPTAHEVDVVVPIARQANGQAEQELQWSPDAPHLVDAVVTLVAPDGHTLDAVSSYFGIRTTAIGHGRFLLNDRSTDVRSVLNQGYWPESHLTAPTRQALRREVELIKELGFNAARNHQKIEDPRFLYWADRLGLLVWGEAPGAYAFSPTAVQRLVREWMDAVERDASHPSIVTWVPANESWGVQHIATDPAQQAYARALADVTRALDPTRPVISNDGWEHPDSDILSVHDYEGDGERLARTYADDEARTRLLAGVGPADRPILVGGAEDRGQPVMLTEFGGVNHQPGAQRDDAWGYTTAADGDDWIARITALYDAVRASSFLAGSCWTQLTDTMQETNGLLNADRTPKEPIERIRRAVLGR